A part of Rhizobium lusitanum genomic DNA contains:
- a CDS encoding SDR family oxidoreductase — protein sequence MATAEVLAREGVRVFGAARNLTPEILACSPEAFAVDLSCPDGAPKLVEHVLSRAEGIDILINNVGAGDAVALGGFLDVADDQWRANLDVTLMSTVWMSRAVLPELLKSRGTIINVSSINSKVPSAGPIAYTTAKTALAALSKSLSEEFGPQGVRVNTVSPGAVRTSLWEGKGRFGGSVAAAFGVDHKTFMSEIPARFQMTSGRITEADEVANLITFLTSDRISNVVGADYVIDGGTLKAI from the coding sequence TTGGCGACCGCAGAGGTGCTCGCGCGAGAAGGCGTGAGGGTTTTTGGTGCCGCCAGGAATCTGACCCCGGAAATTCTGGCATGCAGCCCGGAAGCGTTTGCCGTGGACCTCTCCTGCCCCGATGGTGCGCCCAAGTTGGTTGAGCATGTATTGAGCCGGGCTGAAGGCATTGACATCCTTATCAACAATGTCGGTGCGGGTGACGCAGTGGCGCTCGGCGGCTTTCTCGATGTGGCAGACGATCAATGGCGAGCGAATCTGGATGTGACGCTGATGAGCACGGTGTGGATGAGCCGGGCTGTTTTGCCGGAGTTGCTGAAGAGCCGTGGCACCATCATCAATGTTTCGTCGATCAACTCCAAGGTACCCTCAGCAGGGCCAATCGCCTACACCACCGCAAAAACCGCGCTGGCCGCCCTCAGCAAATCACTTTCGGAAGAGTTCGGTCCCCAAGGCGTGCGGGTGAACACGGTATCGCCGGGTGCTGTACGAACCTCGCTGTGGGAGGGGAAGGGGCGCTTCGGCGGCTCTGTCGCCGCAGCTTTTGGGGTCGACCATAAAACTTTCATGTCCGAAATCCCCGCGCGATTTCAGATGACGAGCGGAAGGATCACCGAAGCCGACGAGGTCGCAAATCTTATCACATTTCTAACGTCCGATCGAATTTCAAACGTCGTAGGAGCGGATTACGTCATTGATGGCGGCACGCTCAAGGCAATCTGA
- a CDS encoding acetyl/propionyl/methylcrotonyl-CoA carboxylase subunit alpha codes for MKKVLIANRGEIAVRIIRACRDHGLQSVAVYAEPDIDALFVQLADEAYGLDGSRPAETYLDIEKLITIATRCGADAVHPGYGFLSERAEFARAVQKAGLIWIGPDPHVIEALGDKVEARRIATSVGAPLVAGSEGPVETAAEVIAFAEQHGLPVAIKAAHGGGGRGLKVVWKMEEVAELYESAVREAKAAFGRGECFLERFLDRPRHIEAQVLADKHGNVLVLGTRDCSLQRRNQKLVEEAPAPFLSDAQRHEIHDAAKRICGAAGYSGAGTVEFLLGVDGTISFLEVNTRLQVEHPVTEETTGIDLVIEQFRIADGLPLRITETPTPHGHSIEFRINAEDPGRGFLPTPGAITRFDAPSGPGIRLDSGVASGSTVPGTFDSLMAKLIVTGATREQALARARRALCEFKIEGIATVLPFHRAAMESRDFTGEDGFKVHTRWIETDFAALLEAEARPAPSRDNTLIRTHVEIDGRRHELGIPSALLASLGSLPTTAAPVSAIAAHNPLSITAPISGTLQAFKVEDGAEVAAGDLIAVMEAMKMETQVTASQAGNIRFKVEAGTFLHVGAEIASFEVPAA; via the coding sequence ATGAAAAAAGTGCTGATCGCCAATCGCGGCGAAATCGCCGTCCGCATCATCCGCGCCTGTCGCGACCATGGACTGCAATCGGTCGCGGTCTATGCCGAGCCGGACATAGATGCGCTTTTTGTGCAATTGGCTGACGAAGCCTACGGCCTGGACGGCAGCCGGCCAGCAGAAACCTATCTCGACATCGAAAAGCTGATCACTATTGCCACACGCTGCGGCGCGGATGCGGTTCATCCGGGTTATGGCTTCCTGTCTGAACGGGCCGAATTTGCCCGTGCCGTTCAGAAAGCCGGCCTGATCTGGATTGGTCCCGATCCGCATGTCATTGAGGCGCTCGGCGACAAGGTCGAGGCGCGGCGGATCGCGACCTCGGTAGGCGCGCCGCTGGTGGCCGGCAGCGAGGGGCCGGTCGAGACCGCAGCCGAAGTTATTGCCTTTGCCGAACAGCATGGCCTGCCGGTCGCCATCAAGGCCGCCCATGGCGGCGGCGGCCGTGGGTTGAAGGTCGTCTGGAAGATGGAGGAGGTGGCCGAACTTTACGAATCCGCCGTGCGCGAAGCCAAAGCCGCCTTCGGCCGTGGTGAATGTTTCCTCGAACGTTTCCTGGACCGTCCTCGCCATATCGAGGCGCAGGTTCTGGCCGACAAGCACGGCAATGTGCTGGTGCTCGGCACCCGCGACTGTTCGCTGCAGCGGCGCAACCAGAAACTCGTCGAGGAGGCTCCCGCCCCGTTCCTCAGCGATGCACAACGCCACGAGATCCATGATGCGGCCAAGCGCATCTGCGGGGCTGCAGGCTACTCGGGTGCAGGCACGGTCGAATTTCTGCTGGGCGTTGACGGTACGATTTCTTTCCTCGAGGTCAATACCCGTCTGCAGGTCGAGCATCCCGTAACGGAAGAAACGACCGGCATCGACCTCGTCATCGAACAGTTCCGCATCGCCGACGGATTGCCGCTGCGCATCACCGAGACGCCGACCCCGCATGGCCATTCGATCGAATTTCGCATCAACGCCGAGGACCCAGGTCGTGGCTTCCTGCCGACACCGGGCGCGATCACGCGCTTCGATGCCCCGTCAGGACCCGGCATCCGTCTCGACAGCGGCGTGGCTTCCGGTTCGACCGTGCCCGGCACCTTCGATTCCCTCATGGCAAAACTGATCGTCACCGGCGCCACCCGCGAACAGGCACTCGCTCGTGCCCGGCGCGCCTTGTGCGAGTTCAAGATCGAAGGCATTGCGACTGTGCTGCCCTTCCACCGCGCGGCGATGGAAAGCCGCGACTTCACTGGAGAGGATGGATTCAAGGTGCATACGCGCTGGATCGAGACGGACTTCGCCGCCCTTCTGGAGGCGGAAGCCCGGCCGGCGCCGAGCCGTGATAACACGCTCATCCGCACCCATGTCGAGATAGATGGCAGACGCCATGAGCTCGGCATTCCCTCTGCGCTTCTCGCCAGCTTGGGGAGCCTGCCGACCACTGCCGCTCCGGTTTCAGCTATTGCGGCCCACAACCCTTTGAGCATTACTGCACCGATTTCGGGTACGTTGCAGGCCTTCAAGGTCGAAGATGGTGCGGAGGTCGCAGCCGGCGATCTGATTGCCGTCATGGAAGCCATGAAGATGGAAACCCAGGTGACGGCATCACAGGCTGGCAACATCCGTTTCAAGGTGGAGGCTGGCACCTTTCTGCACGTCGGAGCGGAGATCGCAAGCTTCGAGGTCCCAGCGGCGTAA
- a CDS encoding MFS transporter → MAAPLLVRNRNYRLLFIAGTLTNFGDGLIVLALPWLATLMTREPIAIAAVAAAARLPWLLFALPAGVIIDRTDRRKLIARADMLRAGIVLSIMMLALSQPVPEMIWALVGLAFLLGSAEVLRDNAAQTILPGIVAPEDLEAANGQMWSAEQLTGQFIGPPLAGLLIGAGIALPFGLDAAALVLAAGLVWLITLPPQLRTSSRFWPALLEGVRWMRRDVPLLRLAVVLGLVNFLYMMATTITILFAQEVLGLSAVGQGVLMSVAAMGAVVGSLGAQTVIARVGAQASLFVSLAIWGVTYAAIGLSSSTMIVGAAMFSLMAGSMLWNIITVSWRQRRIPAELLGRVNSIYRFFGWGSMPLGAIAGGIVVQLVENEVGREAALRAPFLLAAAGSGALLVYAVFKLRLR, encoded by the coding sequence ATGGCAGCACCGTTGCTGGTACGTAACCGGAACTACCGCCTTTTGTTCATAGCGGGAACGCTGACCAACTTTGGCGACGGGCTCATCGTTCTGGCATTGCCTTGGCTTGCGACGCTGATGACGCGCGAACCGATCGCCATTGCTGCCGTGGCTGCGGCGGCGCGTTTACCCTGGCTACTGTTCGCCCTACCAGCCGGCGTAATCATCGACCGGACCGACCGGCGCAAGCTGATTGCGCGTGCCGACATGCTGCGGGCAGGGATTGTGCTTTCGATTATGATGCTAGCCTTGAGCCAGCCGGTGCCCGAGATGATCTGGGCGCTGGTGGGATTGGCCTTTCTACTGGGCTCGGCCGAGGTTCTGCGAGACAATGCTGCGCAGACGATCCTTCCCGGCATCGTCGCGCCCGAGGACCTTGAGGCCGCCAATGGCCAGATGTGGAGTGCTGAGCAACTGACTGGCCAGTTTATCGGACCGCCACTGGCCGGATTGTTGATTGGGGCGGGTATCGCCTTGCCTTTCGGCCTCGACGCCGCCGCCCTGGTGCTGGCCGCGGGGCTGGTCTGGCTGATCACGCTTCCTCCGCAACTGCGGACATCATCTCGGTTCTGGCCGGCCCTGCTTGAGGGCGTGCGCTGGATGCGGCGCGATGTCCCGTTGCTGCGTCTTGCTGTGGTGCTGGGACTGGTGAATTTCCTCTATATGATGGCTACCACGATCACCATCCTGTTCGCCCAGGAGGTGCTGGGGCTTTCCGCGGTCGGGCAGGGCGTGCTGATGTCGGTCGCCGCCATGGGCGCGGTCGTCGGAAGTCTCGGCGCCCAAACGGTTATCGCTCGGGTCGGTGCGCAGGCGAGCCTTTTTGTCTCGCTGGCGATCTGGGGCGTCACCTATGCAGCCATCGGTCTGAGTTCGAGCACCATGATTGTCGGCGCGGCGATGTTCTCGCTGATGGCGGGCTCGATGCTCTGGAACATAATCACCGTTTCATGGCGCCAACGGCGCATCCCTGCCGAATTATTGGGCCGAGTGAACAGCATCTATCGCTTCTTCGGCTGGGGCTCCATGCCTCTCGGCGCTATTGCCGGAGGCATCGTCGTCCAGCTCGTTGAAAATGAGGTGGGCCGTGAGGCGGCATTGCGCGCGCCCTTCCTGCTAGCGGCGGCTGGCAGTGGAGCTTTGCTGGTCTATGCCGTTTTCAAACTGCGGCTGCGGTAG
- a CDS encoding group II truncated hemoglobin, whose translation MPSLFEFAGGEEALHRLESLFYASVLADPLLKPLFGDGKPEHIDHLTAFTAESFGGPDRFSGELGFAHLIAVHRGLHIEEEQRARFVELYMAALDNAGMPRDETFREAVREHVEFGSHVAMQNSNAATDAELHPLRSVPKWTWPGDKA comes from the coding sequence ATGCCATCATTGTTTGAATTTGCCGGGGGTGAAGAAGCGCTCCATCGTCTCGAAAGCCTGTTCTACGCGAGCGTCCTCGCAGACCCGTTGTTGAAGCCGCTGTTTGGAGACGGCAAGCCGGAGCATATCGATCACCTAACGGCGTTTACCGCAGAGTCGTTTGGCGGCCCGGACCGATTCAGCGGGGAGCTTGGGTTTGCCCATCTGATCGCCGTGCACCGGGGCCTCCATATTGAAGAAGAACAGCGGGCTCGCTTCGTCGAACTCTACATGGCGGCCCTGGACAATGCCGGGATGCCACGAGACGAAACGTTTCGTGAGGCCGTCCGCGAGCATGTCGAATTTGGCTCTCACGTGGCCATGCAGAACTCGAACGCGGCGACCGACGCAGAGCTGCACCCGCTGCGGTCGGTCCCGAAATGGACTTGGCCCGGGGACAAGGCGTGA
- a CDS encoding RidA family protein encodes MTKRDAVFPADRHALYDEHGYSAAIRSGDLLFVSGQVGSRHDGSAEPDFSAQVRLAFENLKATLIAGGCTFDDIVDVTTFHTDPEKQFATIMGVKSEVFSTRPYPNWTAIGVNWLAGFDFEIKVIARIPEQA; translated from the coding sequence ATGACCAAACGCGACGCAGTCTTTCCAGCGGACCGGCATGCTCTTTATGACGAACACGGTTACTCGGCAGCCATTCGATCGGGCGATCTTCTGTTCGTCTCTGGCCAGGTGGGCAGTCGGCACGATGGCAGTGCCGAGCCGGATTTTTCCGCACAGGTTCGCCTGGCTTTCGAAAACTTGAAGGCAACTCTGATAGCCGGCGGCTGCACCTTCGATGACATCGTCGATGTGACGACCTTCCACACCGACCCCGAAAAGCAGTTCGCGACCATAATGGGCGTCAAGAGCGAGGTATTTTCGACCCGACCTTACCCAAACTGGACAGCCATAGGGGTCAATTGGCTCGCCGGCTTCGATTTCGAAATCAAGGTCATCGCTCGCATTCCGGAGCAAGCCTGA
- a CDS encoding PQQ-dependent sugar dehydrogenase, producing the protein MRYLQTAGKMIVLAAFLASSAAWGQDAQVASPISETTSSDWTADVIAGELDYPWDIERAGDRILVTEAAGDVVSIEEGRLTRHPVETSDPIVREGGGGLLGMALSKDFQTDGTAYFYHTYNSDAGLTNKVIEARFDGNIWRETRVLVDKIPGHRLYNGGRVAIGPDGNLYATTGWTESLERPQDLSSLAGKVLRMTLDGKVPSDNPFPGSYVYSYEHRNPQGIAWDDGGRLFVSEHGQTAHDEINLVTPGTNYGWPLVSGDDQRPGMARSLLHSGNTTWAPSGIAFAGKELLVTALASKALYAFDERGGRLRPIFSSGDRLRDVLPVGEDIYVITTNRSPRAEGPSQDRLLKLSRAK; encoded by the coding sequence ATGAGATATCTACAAACGGCTGGCAAGATGATTGTCCTGGCAGCCTTCCTGGCATCGTCAGCGGCATGGGGACAAGATGCCCAGGTCGCGTCGCCGATCTCCGAAACGACGAGTTCGGATTGGACTGCCGACGTGATCGCTGGGGAACTCGACTATCCCTGGGACATCGAACGGGCGGGCGATCGAATCCTTGTGACGGAGGCAGCCGGCGATGTCGTCAGTATCGAGGAAGGGCGTCTTACGCGCCATCCGGTAGAGACCTCCGACCCCATCGTCCGAGAGGGTGGTGGAGGCCTTCTGGGGATGGCGTTGTCGAAAGACTTCCAGACCGATGGCACGGCCTATTTCTATCACACCTATAACTCCGACGCAGGGCTTACCAACAAGGTCATAGAGGCGCGCTTCGATGGAAACATCTGGCGGGAGACACGGGTCCTCGTTGATAAAATTCCCGGTCATCGCCTCTACAACGGCGGACGCGTCGCCATCGGGCCGGACGGCAACCTGTACGCCACGACCGGATGGACGGAGAGCCTGGAGCGTCCGCAGGATCTGAGCAGCCTTGCTGGCAAGGTTCTGCGCATGACCCTCGATGGAAAGGTGCCGTCCGATAATCCATTTCCCGGCTCCTACGTCTACTCCTATGAGCACCGGAATCCGCAAGGCATTGCCTGGGATGATGGAGGGCGCCTCTTCGTCTCGGAACATGGACAAACGGCCCACGACGAAATCAACCTTGTGACCCCTGGAACCAACTACGGTTGGCCACTCGTTTCCGGAGATGATCAACGGCCGGGAATGGCGAGGTCTCTGCTTCATTCCGGCAATACGACCTGGGCTCCGTCCGGCATCGCCTTTGCGGGAAAGGAACTGCTTGTCACGGCACTCGCTTCAAAGGCGCTCTACGCCTTCGATGAGAGAGGAGGCAGGCTAAGGCCGATCTTCAGTTCAGGCGATCGGCTGAGAGACGTGCTGCCCGTCGGCGAGGACATCTACGTCATCACGACCAATAGGTCGCCGCGCGCCGAAGGACCGTCGCAAGACCGCCTGCTGAAATTGTCACGCGCGAAATAA
- a CDS encoding TetR/AcrR family transcriptional regulator — protein sequence MEENRRKILSAARKAFADKGFAAASMDELTADVGLTRGALYHNFGDKKGLLAAVVAQVDGEMARRAHEVGARQKNDWDALLAEGVAYIEMALDPEVQRIVLLDGPAFLGDPSRWPSQSACLEETKRAIVHLISEGIVKPIDADAAARLLSGAALNAALWVAASDEPKAVLPKAIKAFQCMANGFLEKRAG from the coding sequence ATGGAGGAAAACCGCCGCAAAATCCTCTCTGCGGCACGAAAAGCGTTTGCCGATAAGGGCTTCGCCGCAGCCTCGATGGACGAATTGACGGCGGATGTCGGCCTGACGCGCGGTGCGCTCTATCACAATTTCGGCGACAAGAAAGGTTTGCTCGCCGCGGTGGTCGCTCAAGTTGATGGTGAGATGGCCAGGAGAGCCCATGAGGTTGGAGCTAGACAAAAGAACGATTGGGACGCCTTGCTCGCGGAAGGAGTGGCCTATATCGAGATGGCACTCGATCCGGAGGTTCAGCGGATTGTGTTGCTGGATGGTCCTGCTTTTCTCGGCGACCCCTCACGCTGGCCTAGCCAGAGCGCGTGCCTGGAGGAAACGAAACGGGCCATCGTCCATCTCATTTCCGAAGGTATCGTTAAGCCAATCGACGCGGATGCTGCCGCTCGCCTCCTGAGCGGGGCTGCCCTGAACGCTGCGCTTTGGGTTGCCGCAAGCGATGAGCCCAAGGCCGTACTGCCCAAGGCCATCAAGGCGTTCCAGTGTATGGCGAACGGGTTCTTGGAAAAGCGAGCAGGTTAG
- a CDS encoding TetR/AcrR family transcriptional regulator, translating into MARPFEFDPDIAVDRAMEVFWQKGYAGTTPQDLLDAAGIGKGSFYNHFKSKRNMFELCLQRYRNSQSDALVEFLKQPVSARLRLKGALEQLIRFDLEGPIRKGCMAVNTAAELAASDEIALGIVQGMFNRTEAAFVQLIEEGQSSGEFRVDIDAASLASLLFTTVLGLRIAGLVADTPDRLRRAVDAAIRVI; encoded by the coding sequence ATGGCTAGACCGTTTGAATTTGACCCGGATATCGCTGTCGACAGAGCAATGGAGGTGTTCTGGCAGAAAGGCTATGCCGGGACGACCCCGCAGGATTTGCTCGATGCCGCTGGCATAGGAAAAGGTAGTTTTTACAATCATTTCAAGAGCAAGCGCAATATGTTTGAGTTGTGTTTGCAGCGGTATCGCAATTCACAGTCCGATGCACTTGTGGAGTTTTTAAAGCAGCCTGTTTCGGCGAGGCTACGTCTCAAGGGTGCGCTTGAGCAGCTCATACGCTTCGATTTGGAAGGACCAATCAGAAAGGGATGCATGGCGGTAAATACGGCCGCCGAACTGGCCGCTTCTGACGAAATCGCCCTTGGCATTGTGCAGGGTATGTTCAACAGGACCGAGGCTGCTTTCGTCCAGTTGATCGAAGAGGGGCAGTCCTCCGGTGAGTTCCGGGTCGACATTGATGCGGCATCTCTCGCAAGTCTTCTATTCACGACGGTACTTGGCTTGCGGATCGCCGGTCTGGTTGCCGACACGCCTGACCGGCTTCGACGTGCCGTCGATGCGGCTATCCGCGTAATCTGA
- a CDS encoding multidrug effflux MFS transporter, translating into MKPDVDAMAAETERASEPSGLWLMIVLGTLLAFASISTDLYLPAMPAMSVALAASQGTLQYTVSGYLIGFSVGQLFWGPIADRYGRRIPIAIGLVLFMAGSAGCALSTDVVQLISCRVLQAVGACASVVLARATVRDLYGRDRSAGVLSTLMTVMAVAPLLGPSIGSLILKVAPWQAIFWTLVLIGLLTLAALFTLPETLPRERRNVEPLSTAFAAYGSLIGDVRLLGYAGAVGFFYAGVFAGISGSSFAYIDYHHLSPQLYGLVFAVGTIGLMATNFANSRLVTRFGGDRMLKLGTIGAAVAGAILAFVTATDFGGVLGMALSLWLFTAMNGFVTANAISGALADFPVRAGAVSALMGAIQYGSGVVGSAVAGTFADGTPWPMGWVIAIAGIGSLGCAHLVGLQSRQLG; encoded by the coding sequence ATGAAACCGGATGTCGATGCTATGGCGGCGGAAACGGAACGTGCGTCGGAACCGTCGGGACTTTGGCTGATGATCGTTCTCGGCACGTTGCTGGCTTTCGCCTCGATCTCGACCGACCTTTATCTGCCCGCCATGCCGGCCATGAGTGTGGCGCTGGCAGCGAGCCAGGGGACATTGCAATATACGGTCTCGGGCTATCTGATCGGCTTCAGCGTCGGCCAGTTATTCTGGGGCCCGATTGCCGACAGGTACGGGCGGCGCATTCCTATTGCGATAGGTCTGGTCCTCTTCATGGCTGGCTCCGCCGGCTGTGCGCTGTCGACCGATGTCGTTCAACTGATCTCCTGCCGGGTCCTTCAAGCCGTTGGGGCTTGTGCCAGCGTCGTGCTCGCCCGCGCCACGGTTCGTGATCTCTATGGCCGTGACCGCTCGGCCGGGGTTCTCTCAACCCTGATGACCGTCATGGCCGTAGCGCCGCTTCTGGGGCCAAGCATCGGCAGTCTGATCCTTAAAGTGGCGCCGTGGCAGGCAATCTTCTGGACGCTCGTCCTAATCGGCCTTCTCACGCTCGCAGCCCTCTTTACACTCCCGGAAACCCTGCCACGGGAACGTCGGAACGTCGAGCCGCTGTCAACCGCTTTCGCGGCCTATGGAAGCCTCATCGGTGATGTCAGGCTATTGGGTTATGCCGGGGCGGTCGGATTCTTCTATGCCGGCGTCTTTGCCGGCATCTCGGGCTCGTCCTTTGCCTATATCGACTATCATCACCTGTCTCCGCAGCTCTACGGGCTGGTCTTTGCCGTCGGAACAATCGGGCTGATGGCCACAAATTTTGCTAATTCGCGTTTGGTTACACGATTTGGCGGTGATCGTATGTTGAAACTGGGGACCATAGGGGCAGCCGTGGCGGGAGCGATCCTGGCATTCGTCACGGCGACCGATTTCGGCGGTGTGCTCGGAATGGCTCTGAGCCTGTGGTTGTTTACGGCGATGAATGGCTTCGTTACTGCCAATGCGATCTCGGGCGCTCTGGCCGATTTTCCAGTGCGTGCTGGCGCAGTGTCTGCACTGATGGGCGCGATCCAATACGGAAGTGGTGTCGTCGGCTCCGCGGTCGCCGGAACATTTGCCGACGGGACACCCTGGCCGATGGGATGGGTGATCGCGATTGCTGGGATCGGCAGCTTAGGGTGTGCTCACCTTGTTGGCCTGCAATCACGACAACTCGGCTGA
- a CDS encoding NADPH-dependent F420 reductase, producing MNIVFLGKGNMGAPLAKLATVSGHTVQAFGSQDNPLDALKGADLVFLATKYEQALCLAKQPDVAQALAGKIVVDITNPLASDYMSLTVGHTTSAAEQIAEQLRAAHVVKAFNTVFASLLAKRADGEDVAVPVFVAGNDSKAVETVADLSRAFGFTTIVGGALSNARYLEPMAEFMIQLGYGLGHGDKIGFGLLKAG from the coding sequence ATGAACATCGTCTTCCTCGGCAAAGGCAATATGGGTGCGCCCCTCGCCAAGCTGGCAACCGTGAGCGGGCACACCGTCCAGGCATTCGGCAGTCAGGACAATCCGCTCGATGCCTTGAAGGGTGCCGATCTCGTCTTCCTGGCGACCAAGTATGAGCAGGCGCTGTGCCTCGCCAAGCAGCCCGATGTCGCGCAGGCGCTCGCTGGTAAGATCGTTGTCGATATAACCAACCCTCTGGCTTCAGACTACATGAGCCTGACGGTTGGACACACGACGTCGGCCGCCGAGCAGATCGCCGAGCAACTTCGCGCCGCGCACGTCGTGAAGGCGTTCAACACAGTGTTCGCCTCGTTGCTGGCCAAGCGTGCAGATGGCGAAGATGTCGCGGTCCCGGTTTTCGTCGCCGGGAACGATAGCAAGGCCGTGGAGACCGTAGCAGACCTGTCTCGGGCCTTCGGCTTCACGACGATCGTCGGCGGCGCATTGTCTAACGCCCGCTACCTTGAGCCGATGGCGGAGTTCATGATCCAACTCGGCTACGGTCTCGGGCATGGTGACAAAATCGGCTTTGGGCTTCTGAAAGCCGGGTAA
- a CDS encoding glucose 1-dehydrogenase, whose amino-acid sequence MTFSFENQVALVTGAASGMGLATAKAFAAAGASVTLADINEDAARAAAAELVAAGHEAIGIRCDVANMEEVEAMVNETVATFGRLDAAFNNAGVQSPVAETADADPKDYDFVMGVNLRGIWNCMKYELIQMRKQGSGTIVNNSSLGGLVGIAERGIYHASKHGVVGLTKSAGLEYAPKGIRINAVCPGIIATPMVTVMLETQPEAMDVMMKDVPIGRLGRAEEIADAVLWLSSPASTFVIGHALPVDGGYTVR is encoded by the coding sequence ATGACCTTCTCGTTTGAGAACCAAGTTGCACTCGTCACGGGTGCCGCATCCGGAATGGGTCTTGCGACCGCCAAGGCGTTCGCTGCCGCGGGTGCGTCCGTGACGCTCGCGGACATCAACGAAGATGCAGCTCGCGCCGCCGCCGCGGAACTCGTTGCCGCCGGTCACGAGGCGATCGGCATACGCTGCGACGTCGCCAACATGGAGGAGGTCGAGGCGATGGTGAACGAGACGGTGGCGACCTTCGGCCGCCTCGACGCCGCGTTCAACAATGCCGGTGTGCAGAGCCCTGTTGCCGAGACCGCCGATGCCGATCCGAAAGACTACGATTTCGTGATGGGCGTGAACCTTCGCGGCATCTGGAACTGCATGAAGTACGAGCTGATCCAGATGCGCAAGCAGGGCAGTGGAACCATCGTCAACAATTCGTCGCTCGGCGGTCTCGTCGGTATCGCCGAACGCGGGATCTACCATGCGTCCAAGCACGGTGTCGTCGGACTGACCAAAAGCGCTGGGCTTGAATATGCTCCGAAGGGAATCCGCATCAACGCCGTATGCCCCGGCATCATCGCGACGCCGATGGTCACAGTCATGCTGGAAACGCAACCGGAAGCCATGGACGTCATGATGAAAGACGTTCCGATCGGCCGCCTTGGTCGCGCCGAGGAAATCGCCGACGCGGTCCTGTGGCTGTCCAGCCCCGCTTCGACCTTTGTCATCGGACACGCGCTGCCAGTGGATGGCGGCTATACCGTGCGCTGA
- a CDS encoding AraC family transcriptional regulator: protein MIDPDRTERPIFVLSDRHDGVRVPWHVHRRLQLIHVSAGVLTVLTRKARFVIPPQRAVWVGPGVEHRIMGRSPFWLTTCYIEPGLVAAPDTSRVVAVDRLTDELLIAASEFGGDYPFEGPAARLIQVLLDRVPDLKTTDMSLPEPSDVRLRRITDRLIAEPCCNDTLALLAAGAALTERTAARLFVKDTGLTFGQWRQSLKLQSALEYLGTGASVTQAAFEVGYADVSSFIAAFKLLFGKTPSQILNP from the coding sequence TTGATCGATCCCGACAGGACAGAACGTCCAATCTTCGTTCTGTCCGATCGCCATGACGGCGTGCGGGTGCCCTGGCATGTCCATCGCCGTCTGCAACTGATCCATGTCAGCGCGGGCGTCCTGACGGTGCTGACGCGCAAGGCGCGATTTGTGATCCCGCCGCAGCGCGCCGTATGGGTTGGTCCTGGCGTTGAACATCGCATCATGGGGCGTAGCCCGTTCTGGCTGACGACCTGCTATATCGAACCAGGTCTTGTCGCTGCACCCGACACGTCACGGGTCGTTGCGGTCGATCGACTGACAGACGAGTTGTTGATCGCCGCGTCGGAGTTCGGTGGTGATTACCCGTTCGAGGGTCCTGCCGCTCGTTTAATACAGGTGCTGCTCGATCGTGTTCCCGACTTGAAGACTACCGATATGTCCCTGCCTGAGCCTTCGGACGTGAGACTGCGGCGCATCACGGACAGGCTGATCGCTGAACCCTGCTGTAACGACACGCTGGCCCTGTTGGCGGCTGGAGCCGCGTTGACGGAACGGACGGCAGCGCGACTCTTCGTCAAAGACACTGGTCTCACGTTTGGGCAATGGCGCCAGTCTCTCAAGCTACAATCAGCACTCGAATATCTCGGCACGGGCGCCAGCGTCACCCAAGCCGCCTTTGAGGTCGGTTATGCCGATGTTTCCTCCTTCATAGCGGCTTTCAAATTGCTGTTCGGCAAGACACCTTCGCAGATACTGAACCCCTAG
- a CDS encoding (R)-mandelonitrile lyase, with product MRQLALTAIALALFASTSGHAESMQFMPGGSRPSIKGPEANFTGSVTVDPLYSNNEHTINTGGHVTFEPGARSAWHTHPAGQVLIVTTGTGWVQEEGGEKRVMRPGDVIWTPPGVKHWHGATNTNGVGHIAITNMKDSKNVDWMEKVSDEQYLD from the coding sequence ATGAGACAGCTTGCACTCACTGCCATTGCTCTCGCCCTCTTTGCATCGACATCGGGGCATGCCGAGTCCATGCAATTCATGCCTGGCGGCTCGCGGCCCTCGATAAAAGGCCCCGAGGCCAACTTCACAGGCTCGGTGACTGTCGATCCGCTCTATTCCAACAACGAACATACCATCAATACCGGCGGCCACGTGACATTCGAGCCGGGCGCACGCTCGGCATGGCACACGCATCCCGCCGGACAGGTCCTGATCGTCACGACGGGGACTGGCTGGGTGCAGGAAGAGGGTGGCGAGAAGCGCGTCATGCGACCGGGCGACGTTATCTGGACGCCTCCAGGCGTCAAGCATTGGCACGGTGCCACCAATACCAATGGCGTCGGACACATTGCCATCACCAACATGAAGGACAGCAAGAACGTCGACTGGATGGAGAAGGTCTCGGACGAGCAATATCTCGACTGA